A genomic window from Glycine soja cultivar W05 chromosome 10, ASM419377v2, whole genome shotgun sequence includes:
- the LOC114369282 gene encoding tRNA-splicing endonuclease subunit Sen2-1-like isoform X1: protein MFVNFQMAPRWKGKDAKAKKDAQAEALKEPMSKIVSQLQSSLVQSNTCGFLSGSSVHLAVGAEQLHLLDKACFGSPVRTVEKDKPRFQLSFEEAFYLCYSLKCLKINNDSDDTSPQNSEELWHYMKSKKETFPCFYKAYSHLRMKNWVVRSGAQYGADFVVYCHHPARVHSEYGVLVLSDGEDKDLNGRLRVWSDVHCTTRLLGGVAKILLVLYVNRNGSSNESPLCLANYTIEEHTITRWNPEQCREKMVIHANSDNGTG, encoded by the exons ATGTTTGTAAATT TCCAAATGGCACCTAGATGGAAAGGAAAAGATGCAAAAGCTAAAAAGGATGCACAAGCTGAAGCGCTCAAGGAACCCATGTCAAAGATTGTATCTCAACTTCAGTCTTCTCTAGTTCAATCAAATACTTGTGGATTTCTCTCTGGTAGTAGTGTACACTTAGCAGTGGGAGCAGAACAACTTCATTTGCTCGATAAAGCATGCTTTGGCTCACCTGTGAGAACAGTTGAAAAGGACAAACCTCGGTTTCAATTAAGCTTTGAGGAGGCATTCTACCTATGCTATTCCTTGAAATGCCTTAAGATTAATAATGACAGTGATGATACTAGTCCCCAAAACAGTGAAGAGCTGTGGCATTACATGAAGTCAAAGAAAGAAACATTCCCTTGTTTCTACAAGGCTTATTCCCACCTGAGAATGAAAAACTGGGTAGTGAGGTCAGGAGCTCAGTATGGTGCAGATTTCGTTGTCTATTGTCACCATCCAGCTCGGGTCCATTCCGAGTATGGTGTGCTTGTTTTATCAGATGGAGAAGATAAAGATCTAAATGGAAGGTTGAGAGTATGGTCTGATGTTCATTGCACAACTCGACTTCTTGGAGGTGTTGCAAAAATCTTATTGGTTTTGTATGTCAATAGAAATGGTAGCAGCAATGAGTCTCCATTATGTTTGGCAAACTACACCATTGAAGAGCACACAATCACCAGATGGAATCCAGAACAGTGCCGCGAAAAGATGGTAATTCATGCTAATTCTGATAATGGAACTGGGTAA
- the LOC114369282 gene encoding tRNA-splicing endonuclease subunit Sen2-1-like isoform X2, with protein MAPRWKGKDAKAKKDAQAEALKEPMSKIVSQLQSSLVQSNTCGFLSGSSVHLAVGAEQLHLLDKACFGSPVRTVEKDKPRFQLSFEEAFYLCYSLKCLKINNDSDDTSPQNSEELWHYMKSKKETFPCFYKAYSHLRMKNWVVRSGAQYGADFVVYCHHPARVHSEYGVLVLSDGEDKDLNGRLRVWSDVHCTTRLLGGVAKILLVLYVNRNGSSNESPLCLANYTIEEHTITRWNPEQCREKMVIHANSDNGTG; from the coding sequence ATGGCACCTAGATGGAAAGGAAAAGATGCAAAAGCTAAAAAGGATGCACAAGCTGAAGCGCTCAAGGAACCCATGTCAAAGATTGTATCTCAACTTCAGTCTTCTCTAGTTCAATCAAATACTTGTGGATTTCTCTCTGGTAGTAGTGTACACTTAGCAGTGGGAGCAGAACAACTTCATTTGCTCGATAAAGCATGCTTTGGCTCACCTGTGAGAACAGTTGAAAAGGACAAACCTCGGTTTCAATTAAGCTTTGAGGAGGCATTCTACCTATGCTATTCCTTGAAATGCCTTAAGATTAATAATGACAGTGATGATACTAGTCCCCAAAACAGTGAAGAGCTGTGGCATTACATGAAGTCAAAGAAAGAAACATTCCCTTGTTTCTACAAGGCTTATTCCCACCTGAGAATGAAAAACTGGGTAGTGAGGTCAGGAGCTCAGTATGGTGCAGATTTCGTTGTCTATTGTCACCATCCAGCTCGGGTCCATTCCGAGTATGGTGTGCTTGTTTTATCAGATGGAGAAGATAAAGATCTAAATGGAAGGTTGAGAGTATGGTCTGATGTTCATTGCACAACTCGACTTCTTGGAGGTGTTGCAAAAATCTTATTGGTTTTGTATGTCAATAGAAATGGTAGCAGCAATGAGTCTCCATTATGTTTGGCAAACTACACCATTGAAGAGCACACAATCACCAGATGGAATCCAGAACAGTGCCGCGAAAAGATGGTAATTCATGCTAATTCTGATAATGGAACTGGGTAA